Proteins co-encoded in one Nicotiana sylvestris chromosome 7, ASM39365v2, whole genome shotgun sequence genomic window:
- the LOC138872797 gene encoding uncharacterized protein, with amino-acid sequence MKDLVTKKQSMNFETIKVTLQVSAIVHSMAPKLEDPDAFMVPCTIGSAKFSKALCDLGANINLMPYSIFKTLGIGQPRPTFMRLQMVDLTMKRSLGVIEDFLVRVDKFILPTDFVILDCVVDYEVPINFGKPFQATGKDLCDQRTYFPGW; translated from the coding sequence atgaaggatCTTGTGACAAAGAAGCAGTCTATGAATTTTGAAACTATCAAAGTCACTcttcaagtgagtgcaattgtgcattcaatggcccctaAGTTGGAGGATCCCGATGCTTTCATGGTCCCTTGTACAATTGGAAGTGCCAAGTTTtctaaagctctttgtgatcttggggcaaatatcaatttgatgccctattcgatTTTCAAGAcattgggaattgggcaaccaagacccacctttatgagattgcaaatggttgATCTTACTATGAAGAGATCTTTGGGAGTGATTGAAGATTTTttggttcgtgttgataaattcattcttccaacAGACTTTGTCATTCTCGATTGTGTAGTCGATTATGAGGTGCCGATTAATTTTGGAAAACCTTTCCAAGCTACGGGGAAGGATCTTTGTGATCAGAGAACTTACTTTCcgggttggtga